One Dysosmobacter welbionis DNA segment encodes these proteins:
- the rsxC gene encoding electron transport complex subunit RsxC has translation MLRKQTFWGGVHPAGRKELSSGAPLEDCPPPREVVIPLLQHIGKPCTPLVKAGDHVDMGQKIGDGEGLCVPVHASVSGTVKAVEPRSHPSGQPHLAVVIENDFQNTYHSAVPPCADTDALDADALIRRIREAGLVGMGGATFPTDIKANIGKVETLIANACECEPYITADDALLCTDADQAIRGLRLLRQLLKPRRTVIAIEDNKERAVSILTDKLKQQDEVELVVLPTRYPQGAEKQLIQAVTGRQVPSGGFPKDVGCAVFNIATCASVCRAVADGEPILRRIVTITGHGIKEPKNLIVPIGTPFAHAIEAAGGLQGDVWKVIAGGPMMGRSQADLSTPVIKGTNAIVALTSADDLESPHPSCIRCGRCVSVCPMGLQPLYLYRFSRCRDVGMLRQYSILDCVECGCCAYTCPGKLPIVAAIREGKQRVREEPS, from the coding sequence ATGCTGCGAAAGCAAACCTTCTGGGGTGGCGTCCACCCCGCGGGGCGCAAGGAGCTGTCCAGCGGAGCACCGCTGGAGGACTGCCCGCCGCCGCGGGAGGTGGTCATTCCGCTGCTCCAGCATATCGGAAAGCCCTGCACGCCCCTGGTAAAGGCCGGGGACCATGTGGACATGGGGCAGAAGATCGGTGACGGCGAGGGACTGTGCGTCCCTGTTCACGCCTCGGTGTCAGGCACCGTGAAGGCCGTGGAGCCCCGGAGCCACCCCAGCGGCCAGCCCCATCTGGCTGTGGTGATCGAGAACGACTTTCAGAACACCTACCACAGCGCGGTCCCGCCCTGCGCCGACACGGATGCCCTGGACGCCGACGCCTTGATCCGCCGCATTCGGGAGGCCGGGCTGGTGGGCATGGGCGGCGCCACGTTCCCCACCGATATCAAGGCGAACATCGGGAAGGTGGAGACCCTGATCGCCAACGCCTGTGAGTGTGAGCCCTATATCACGGCGGATGACGCCCTACTCTGCACGGATGCGGACCAGGCGATTCGCGGACTGCGGCTGCTGCGGCAGCTGCTGAAGCCCCGGCGGACAGTGATCGCCATTGAGGACAACAAGGAGCGGGCCGTTTCGATCCTGACGGACAAGCTGAAGCAGCAGGACGAGGTGGAACTGGTCGTGCTGCCCACCCGCTACCCCCAGGGGGCGGAGAAGCAGCTCATCCAGGCAGTCACCGGCCGCCAGGTCCCCTCCGGCGGATTTCCCAAGGATGTGGGGTGTGCGGTCTTCAACATCGCCACCTGCGCCAGCGTATGCCGGGCCGTGGCGGACGGGGAGCCCATCCTCCGCCGGATCGTCACGATCACCGGCCACGGGATCAAGGAGCCGAAAAACCTGATCGTCCCCATCGGGACGCCTTTCGCCCACGCTATCGAGGCGGCGGGCGGCCTGCAGGGGGATGTGTGGAAGGTCATCGCCGGAGGCCCCATGATGGGCCGTTCCCAGGCGGATCTCTCCACGCCGGTAATCAAGGGCACCAACGCCATTGTGGCGCTGACCAGCGCCGATGACCTGGAGTCTCCCCACCCCTCCTGCATCCGCTGCGGCAGGTGCGTGTCCGTCTGCCCGATGGGGCTCCAGCCGCTGTACCTCTATCGCTTCTCCCGCTGCCGGGATGTGGGAATGCTTCGGCAATACAGCATTCTGGACTGCGTGGAGTGCGGCTGCTGCGCCTACACTTGCCCGGGGAAGCTGCCCATCGTGGCGGCGATCCGGGAGGGAAAACAGCGGGTAAGGGAGGAACCATCATGA
- a CDS encoding RnfABCDGE type electron transport complex subunit D has protein sequence MSSSPHIRCGDNTRRIMLDVLIALLPTLLAGTIFFGLRCLLLAAVSIAAAGLAEALWNKLTRRYQTVEDLSAAVTGLLLALTLPATVPYWMAAVGAVFAVIVVKAAFGGLGQNIFNPALAARALLLLLFPASMTRFAAPGASVPLDLGSADVVTAATPLHSMVMPALPDVPLSEMFLGSIGGCIGEVSALALLIGGGYLVVRGVIKLRIPVSYLGTMAVLSFAFAPMEPLRWMLYSLLGGGVLLGALFMASDYATSPATPGGQVLYGIGCGVLTVLFRSVGLYPEGVTYAILLMNAASWLLERFTPTRLFGAPQRKGGLR, from the coding sequence ATGTCTTCATCCCCGCATATCCGCTGCGGCGACAACACCCGGCGGATCATGCTGGACGTTTTGATCGCGCTGCTGCCCACCCTCCTGGCGGGAACGATCTTCTTCGGGCTCCGCTGCCTGCTGCTTGCGGCGGTATCCATTGCGGCCGCAGGATTGGCCGAGGCGCTCTGGAACAAGCTTACCCGCCGGTACCAGACCGTGGAAGATCTCTCGGCCGCCGTCACGGGGCTGCTGCTGGCGCTGACGCTCCCGGCCACCGTGCCCTATTGGATGGCGGCGGTGGGTGCGGTGTTTGCCGTCATTGTAGTGAAGGCTGCCTTCGGTGGCCTGGGCCAGAACATTTTCAATCCCGCGCTAGCGGCCCGCGCCCTGCTGCTGTTGCTGTTTCCCGCGTCCATGACCCGTTTCGCGGCCCCTGGGGCATCCGTTCCCCTGGACCTGGGCTCCGCAGACGTGGTCACAGCCGCCACGCCCCTCCACAGCATGGTGATGCCCGCGCTGCCGGACGTCCCGCTTTCGGAGATGTTCCTGGGCAGCATCGGTGGGTGTATCGGTGAGGTCTCCGCGCTGGCGCTGCTGATCGGGGGCGGATATCTGGTGGTCCGCGGGGTCATCAAGCTGCGGATCCCCGTCAGCTATCTCGGAACGATGGCGGTCCTGAGCTTCGCCTTCGCACCGATGGAACCGCTTCGGTGGATGCTGTACAGTCTTCTGGGCGGCGGGGTCCTGCTGGGGGCCCTCTTCATGGCATCGGACTACGCCACCTCCCCCGCCACGCCCGGCGGGCAGGTGCTCTATGGGATCGGCTGCGGCGTGCTGACCGTGCTCTTCCGCTCCGTCGGTCTCTACCCGGAGGGCGTCACCTACGCGATTTTACTGATGAATGCCGCGTCCTGGCTGCTGGAGCGCTTCACGCCCACCCGCCTGTTCGGCGCGCCGCAACGGAAAGGAGGCCTTCGATGA
- a CDS encoding FMN-binding protein yields the protein MKAKELLVSAGSLLLAGLILVVAGNAVAPAAAANAAAEQQEMMETLLPGSTVFTPEEDTGTDANITAVWKGEGGWIIETTVDGYAGPIRQWTGVDSNGHVTGLVVRDMEETFGLGRNALTDIDFLVQFVGTSGEAEVGGGVDAITGATVTSRAVARGVSSACAYVTGADVSTSATEWGG from the coding sequence ATGAAGGCAAAAGAGCTGCTTGTCAGTGCCGGTTCCCTGCTGCTTGCCGGCCTGATCCTGGTAGTGGCTGGGAATGCCGTGGCTCCCGCCGCGGCCGCAAACGCCGCAGCGGAGCAACAGGAGATGATGGAGACCCTGCTTCCCGGAAGCACGGTCTTCACCCCGGAAGAGGACACGGGGACCGATGCCAATATTACGGCCGTCTGGAAAGGGGAAGGCGGCTGGATCATAGAGACCACTGTGGACGGCTATGCCGGCCCCATCCGCCAGTGGACCGGTGTGGACAGCAATGGCCATGTAACAGGTCTGGTGGTCCGGGACATGGAGGAGACCTTCGGCCTGGGCCGGAACGCATTGACGGACATTGATTTTCTGGTGCAGTTCGTCGGCACCTCCGGAGAGGCGGAGGTGGGCGGTGGTGTGGACGCGATCACCGGCGCCACCGTCACCTCGCGGGCGGTTGCCCGTGGCGTCAGTTCCGCCTGCGCGTATGTCACCGGTGCAGATGTCAGCACGTCTGCGACAGAGTGGGGAGGTTGA
- a CDS encoding FAD:protein FMN transferase, protein MRLRLLSLLLPCLLLTACAAPEEVETRPKQYQATFLDVFDTVTTVMGYAESQEVFTETAEMAHDLLLEYHQLYDIYNDYEGIHNLKTVNDQAGIAPVTVDARILDLLLLCRDLYADSGGKVNAAMGSVLLLWHEAREASVNDPEHAYLPEEDAIQAALEHTSFDNVVLDEAASTVYLTDPAQRLDVGAVAKGYAAGAVAAALPTGMVLSLGGNVCVTGPKPDGSPWVIGVQNPDGDDTEYVQRLDITSGAVVTSGDYQRYYTVDGVAYHHIIDPDTGWPARHYRSVTVICADSGLADALSTAAFIMDEESGRILLETYGAEALWVYADGSASWTGGCDAYFHS, encoded by the coding sequence GTGAGGCTCCGGCTGCTGTCCCTGCTGCTCCCCTGCCTCCTTCTGACCGCCTGCGCCGCTCCGGAGGAGGTGGAGACGAGGCCCAAGCAATATCAGGCGACCTTTCTGGACGTGTTCGATACAGTGACCACGGTCATGGGCTATGCGGAGAGCCAGGAGGTCTTTACAGAGACGGCGGAGATGGCTCACGATCTGCTGCTGGAATACCACCAGCTCTACGACATTTACAACGACTATGAGGGGATCCACAACCTCAAGACCGTCAATGACCAGGCGGGGATCGCCCCGGTGACGGTGGATGCGCGGATCCTGGATCTGCTGCTCCTGTGCCGGGACCTGTATGCGGACAGCGGCGGCAAGGTGAATGCCGCCATGGGGAGCGTCCTTCTGCTGTGGCACGAGGCCCGTGAGGCGTCCGTCAACGACCCGGAGCATGCCTATCTCCCAGAGGAGGATGCTATCCAGGCCGCGTTGGAGCATACCTCCTTTGACAATGTCGTGCTGGATGAAGCGGCCTCCACGGTGTATCTGACGGACCCGGCACAGCGCCTGGACGTGGGGGCTGTCGCCAAGGGGTACGCCGCCGGTGCCGTGGCCGCCGCACTGCCGACGGGCATGGTACTGAGTTTGGGCGGCAACGTCTGCGTTACGGGCCCCAAACCCGACGGCAGCCCCTGGGTGATCGGCGTCCAGAACCCTGATGGGGACGACACGGAGTATGTCCAGCGCCTGGATATCACCAGCGGCGCGGTGGTCACCAGCGGGGACTATCAACGGTATTACACGGTGGACGGCGTCGCCTACCACCATATCATAGACCCGGATACCGGCTGGCCCGCCCGGCATTACCGGTCCGTGACGGTCATCTGCGCGGACTCGGGGCTGGCAGACGCCCTCTCCACGGCGGCATTCATCATGGATGAGGAGAGCGGCCGGATCCTGCTGGAGACGTATGGCGCAGAGGCGTTGTGGGTCTACGCAGACGGCTCCGCCTCCTGGACGGGGGGCTGTGACGCCTATTTTCATTCATAA